The Kiritimatiellia bacterium genome contains a region encoding:
- a CDS encoding N-6 DNA methylase has translation MEFIAKWKKAELKERSAAQEHFIDLCRVFAHPTPAEADPTGETFCFEKGASKQGGGEGFADVWKKDFFGWEYKGKHKDLATAYDQLLLYRDALASPPLLVVCDLDRIIVHTNFTKTVSVTHEIALDQLGEPRSLEIMRAVFFEPEKLRPGKTSEVITRAVAEQFAGIAESIRKRGLDSGKVAHFLNRLVFCLFAEDIGLLPDMIFTRIVEKSGGDPQRFGLLIRQLFEAMANGGDFGLDTIRHFNGNLFDDASVIEMTEDEVKQVVAASRLDWSAVDPSIFGTLFERGLDPAKRSQLGAHYTSREDIETLVEPVVMQPLRREWDEAKKIVETLLISGQKKADKSTAKKLSPGAERKARGEADSILHRFLAGLHNVKVLDPACGSGNFLYVTLQKLKDLEKEVILYGMEKGFGGYLPMVGPWQLYGIEINPYAHDLAQMTVWIGFLQWTRANGFQVTQDPILRPMAGNFRCMDAIMDLSDPANPKEPEWPKIDFIVGNPPFLGGKMLRRELGDEYMDKLFGVWKDHVPHEADLCCYWFEKARSHIEKDNCKRAGLLATQGIRGGTNREVLKRIKKSGDIFWAISDKDWILDGANLHVSLIAFDGGEEKTRIIDNRPVGTINANLTSAVDITQADSLADNLNIAFMGTTKGGGFDIEETKAIAFLRSPNPHGRPNSDVVVPWVNGMDLTQRPKGKWIIDYGVGMPNDEAAKYEAVFEYIRVEIKPDREKNARESYRRLWWQHVEARPAMREVIAPLSRFLCTCRVSKHRLFVWLRVPTLPDSATFAFSRSDDFFFGVLQSRLHDLWALAQGTVLGGNTPRYTPTTCFETFPMPMPTPEQEAAIAEAARELNELRERWLNPPEWMREEILEFLGTVGGPWDRYIDKATVDSKTNIGLVRYPRIVPKDEESASQLQKRTLTK, from the coding sequence GTGGAATTCATAGCCAAGTGGAAGAAGGCGGAATTGAAAGAGCGCTCTGCCGCGCAGGAGCATTTCATTGACCTGTGCCGCGTCTTCGCTCATCCGACACCCGCCGAGGCCGATCCAACTGGCGAAACATTCTGCTTCGAGAAGGGCGCGTCCAAGCAGGGCGGCGGCGAAGGTTTCGCCGACGTATGGAAGAAGGACTTTTTCGGCTGGGAGTACAAGGGCAAGCACAAGGACCTTGCCACCGCTTACGACCAGTTGCTTTTGTACCGCGACGCGTTGGCAAGTCCGCCGCTCCTCGTGGTCTGCGATCTTGACAGAATTATCGTTCATACGAACTTCACGAAAACGGTTTCCGTAACTCACGAAATTGCTCTTGATCAACTCGGCGAGCCACGCAGTTTAGAAATCATGCGGGCCGTATTTTTTGAGCCGGAAAAACTGCGCCCGGGCAAGACGAGCGAAGTAATCACCCGGGCCGTGGCGGAGCAGTTCGCCGGAATTGCCGAATCCATCCGCAAGCGCGGATTGGATTCAGGAAAAGTCGCGCATTTTCTTAATCGGCTTGTTTTCTGTCTTTTTGCCGAGGATATCGGCCTCTTGCCTGATATGATTTTTACGCGGATTGTGGAAAAATCCGGCGGCGACCCGCAAAGGTTCGGTTTACTCATCCGACAGTTGTTTGAGGCAATGGCGAATGGCGGGGACTTCGGCCTTGATACCATCCGCCATTTCAACGGCAATCTTTTTGACGATGCGTCCGTCATTGAAATGACCGAAGACGAAGTCAAGCAGGTTGTCGCCGCATCACGGCTGGACTGGAGCGCGGTTGACCCCTCCATCTTCGGCACGCTGTTTGAACGCGGTCTTGATCCGGCCAAGCGTTCTCAGTTGGGCGCGCACTATACCAGCCGGGAAGATATTGAGACGCTGGTTGAGCCGGTCGTTATGCAACCTCTCCGGCGCGAATGGGACGAAGCAAAAAAGATTGTGGAAACGCTCCTCATTAGCGGACAAAAGAAAGCCGATAAAAGCACGGCGAAAAAACTATCGCCCGGCGCCGAACGCAAGGCGCGCGGCGAGGCCGACAGTATCTTGCATCGCTTCCTTGCCGGTCTCCACAATGTTAAAGTCCTTGACCCGGCCTGCGGTTCCGGGAATTTCCTTTATGTGACCTTGCAGAAACTGAAGGACCTTGAAAAAGAAGTCATCCTTTATGGAATGGAAAAAGGTTTCGGCGGTTATCTGCCGATGGTTGGCCCCTGGCAACTTTACGGAATAGAAATCAATCCCTATGCCCATGACTTGGCGCAAATGACGGTCTGGATCGGGTTTTTACAGTGGACACGTGCGAACGGCTTCCAAGTGACCCAGGATCCCATCCTGCGACCCATGGCCGGGAATTTCCGTTGTATGGATGCGATTATGGATTTATCCGATCCGGCGAATCCAAAAGAGCCGGAATGGCCGAAGATTGATTTTATAGTCGGCAATCCGCCGTTCTTGGGCGGCAAGATGCTTCGCCGCGAACTCGGAGATGAATACATGGACAAACTCTTTGGAGTCTGGAAAGACCACGTGCCGCATGAGGCCGATTTATGCTGTTATTGGTTTGAGAAAGCACGTTCCCATATTGAAAAGGATAACTGTAAACGCGCCGGACTTCTCGCCACGCAGGGCATTCGCGGCGGTACAAACCGGGAAGTATTGAAACGCATTAAGAAATCCGGGGATATTTTCTGGGCTATTTCTGACAAAGACTGGATTCTCGATGGTGCAAACCTTCATGTCAGCCTGATTGCCTTCGACGGCGGTGAAGAGAAAACCCGCATCATCGACAACAGGCCGGTCGGCACGATCAATGCCAACTTGACATCCGCGGTGGATATCACGCAGGCGGACTCTTTAGCCGACAATCTGAATATCGCTTTCATGGGCACCACGAAGGGTGGAGGCTTTGACATCGAAGAGACGAAGGCAATCGCGTTTCTCCGTTCGCCAAATCCGCACGGGCGGCCCAATTCTGACGTTGTAGTGCCATGGGTCAATGGCATGGACCTGACCCAACGTCCAAAAGGGAAATGGATCATTGACTATGGCGTCGGTATGCCGAATGACGAGGCGGCCAAGTATGAGGCCGTTTTCGAATACATCAGGGTGGAGATCAAACCCGATCGCGAGAAAAATGCACGAGAATCTTACAGACGACTATGGTGGCAACATGTTGAGGCCAGACCGGCCATGCGGGAGGTCATTGCGCCGCTTTCGCGTTTCCTCTGCACATGCCGCGTTTCAAAGCACCGACTCTTTGTCTGGCTGAGGGTCCCGACTTTGCCGGACAGCGCCACATTTGCTTTCTCCCGCTCCGACGACTTCTTTTTCGGTGTCCTGCAATCCAGATTGCACGATTTGTGGGCTTTGGCCCAAGGCACAGTGCTTGGTGGAAATACACCACGTTACACGCCGACAACATGCTTTGAAACCTTTCCGATGCCGATGCCCACCCCAGAACAGGAGGCGGCCATTGCAGAAGCGGCACGGGAATTGAACGAACTGCGCGAGCGCTGGCTGAATCCGCCGGAATGGATGCGCGAGGAAATCCTTGAATTCCTCGGCACGGTCGGCGGTCCTTGGGATCGGTACATTGACAAGGCAACGGTGGACAGCAAGACCAACATCGGCCTTGTCCGCTATCCGCGAATTGTGCCGAAAGACGAGGAGAGCGCGAGCCAATTGCAGAAGCGCACGTTGACCAAGC